The Streptomyces sp. NBC_00162 genome window below encodes:
- a CDS encoding YnfA family protein gives MTVARSVALFAVAALFEIGGAWLVWQGIREHKGWVWIGAGVIALGLYGVVATFQSDDNFGRILAAYGGIFVAGSIAWGMVADGYRPDRYDVIGALVCLAGMAVIMYAPRGN, from the coding sequence ATGACTGTCGCTCGTTCCGTTGCCCTGTTCGCCGTTGCCGCCCTCTTTGAGATCGGCGGGGCCTGGCTGGTGTGGCAGGGCATCCGCGAGCACAAGGGCTGGGTGTGGATCGGCGCCGGCGTCATCGCGCTGGGCCTGTACGGGGTGGTGGCCACCTTCCAGTCCGACGACAACTTCGGCCGCATTCTTGCCGCGTACGGCGGGATCTTCGTCGCCGGATCCATCGCCTGGGGCATGGTCGCCGACGGCTACCGCCCTGACCGCTACGACGTCATCGGCGCCCTGGTCTGCCTCGCGGGCATGGCCGTGATCATGTACGCGCCCCGCGGGAACTGA